The Sorghum bicolor cultivar BTx623 chromosome 6, Sorghum_bicolor_NCBIv3, whole genome shotgun sequence genome contains the following window.
AGGTTGCTCTTAGTCGTGTTTGACAGATTTCGTGGCCGGGCCTAGGCAGGCGGGCCACGGGCCGTGGTTGTAATGTAAAATAGCTAAAAGAAAtattttaggttttttttttgagattacacagtacaacgcagacactcaacacgcacgcacactcacccctatgaacacacgtacgcaaaccctatccctatgagcaccttcgaaggactgagccggcaaatcttgaagttcacgaagtcaccatagacgcctcgctgtcgacgggcacgtcgcctaccacttaatgcatagCGCCGGAAAATCCTGGAATAAATCCAGAATAAAGTGCCGCACCCAGGATTTGAACCCTGGGTGGGAGCCCCCCAACCAATGGCCTTTGCCATTGCGCCGTGAACCCCTTGGCAAGAAATATTTTAGGttaagaatttttttttagacAAAATGATATTTGTGTCGAGACCCTATTCATTAAGACAGTCAGGCTTATTCGAATTTGCTCGGGTCTAATAGGCACATATGTTCCCTTCTCCGTCTTCCTATTCCTTTGAGGCTTGCTCCTGCGTCCTCGTCATACTATTGCATTTCTCCTGATTCTTTTATGTTGTGTTATATGCTTATGGATTCTGATTCAAAAAGAAACCAAAAGTTGATCGATCTGCAAATAGAAATTTGCTTTATATACTTTCCGTTGAGTGCCAGCCAGGCGACCAGCAGCTGCGTACAAGTATATTCCAGTGTAGAATACATGCTTTTGTCGTCATACAAAGCATCACAACTGTCTTACCAAGCATAAGCTTAATCTACTTGGGAGGTCTAGTCCTAAAGGGAAAAAAAACAGTCACCCCAAAATTAAGGCTCATCAACCCAAATAATGTACTGCTGCTGCTCCTAAACCAAACAAACGCCGATTAGCAATGCTGCGACACACATGACACATCACTTCATATAAAATATCTCTACAGCGCTAAGCAGCTAGCTAGCACACGTACGAGCTCTGAACAATCATGGTGCCATCATCCTTTTCCCGGGCCAGTTCGTACGTGCGCGCATCAGTGGCGAGCAGAAGGCGCGGGACACAAGCCGGAAAACTTGCGCCCACAACCGCCAGCAACTACAATAATCACGGTAGGTTTACGACCAAACCGACAACCCTAACCATCATGCATGCTCTTGCATTGCGGCTCTAGTTTTTCTCCCATGTGTCGCATTGCGCACGGTCCCTACTATTCTATCAGGCTGTTTCACCATGTTTACCCGACAAGCCAAATGCAAATCATAGCGGAGGCGGAGCGGTAAAAGGAGACCATGTAATTAACGATGATTATCAAGAGAAGGTCACATCATAATCATAATCATAATCAGTGACTGTTCAGTGTTCAACAGATTCCTCGGAACAACGAGGACTGCACTTATGCTGTATTAACGGAACAAATGTTATCTACTCCgttcattccaaattataaatcatttacTTTTTTTATATCGTTTttgttatgtatctagacatcgttatatctagatatatagcaaaatcgttatataaaaaataaaaacgaTTTATAATTTGAACGTAGGGAGAGCATGGCGCAATGTCTAAGCAGTTTACAAAGTCAGTTCAGAAGTATATGTGTATGCGTATGGGTCATGAGTGCTTGAGTCTGTATTTGTGTTTATAATATATATTCTTGATTGTGATTGTGTTCGAGCAGACACGGAAAGAAAACAGGCAGGGTGGTTGGCTCCACATTTTAGCCCCGGTTCGTGGAAGCCCGCGCGGGGCTACACAACCGACGCCACTATTTCACGAACGTTCAGTGGAAACAAAAGCAACGGTCAATTTCCGACAGCACTGACATAACCCTATTACTTCTCTCGCTTCGTTCTCCTTCTCTGGCAATGATGTCAGCATTGACATAACCTACAAAAGCCATTTTTTAAAATGCTATAACTTAAAAACGGTGTGTCCATTTTTAATTTCGATGGCACTAGTGTGTTCTACACGATGAGACGAATAAAACTAGACCTCACTTACATATGTTTCGAAGAATTTTGTTCTACAAATAACTTATATGTACTAACTTAGGATATATAATTTAGAACATATAAGTTAGAACACACCATTTACATGTAATAGCTTATGTGTACCAAATAATCAGATATAACTTAGAAAGTATAACTTAGAATATATAACTTATAATGTATAACTTATAACTTATACGAAACCTTGAAAACGTAAGAGTTATGAAAcacattttatttataaaaagttATTAAACACAAAGGACAAATGAACTAAGTTATACCTTATGACAAAACTTGCAAACACAAAAGTTATTAACGTACAAAGGAACGAATTAACTTATAACTTATATCAAAACTTACAAACATAAAAAATTGATGAAATCTAACTTGTGTACACAAGTTATTCCATGTAACTTGTGTATATAAGTTAATCAATACAATTTATGTGCATAAGTTGTAAAGTTATATGTTATTGTAATTTAACACATAAATTTCTATGTAAAAAAATCTTCGAAATATATGTAAGTGGGATCTAGTTTTGTTCATCTCGTCACGAAGAATACATTGGTGCAAACAGAATGAAAATTGGATAAACCGTTTGGAAGTTATAGTAATTTAAAATAAATGATTTGCAATTTTGAGATGACGTCAATAGGACGTCAGCGGAGTGGAAGACGCTGAGATCGTTCGCTGGATTAGTTTCTAATGAACGTTCACTAGAATGGATCTGGGCTACACAACTCTACTGCAAATTGGAGCAGAGCCGCTCCACATTTGTGAGCTACCCGTTTTGGAGTTTGCGAAGATCGCCTGTCCTATTGTCCCCTCTCACGCCTCACCACTCACcagaaccttttttttttttttgcttcaacGAAGTAACGAACGCACGCTTCTAAAGCTTGTCCCGTCACCTGTGCACGCACTGCCTTCCTTTCCTCCCCCTATATACACACAGTGACCTCTCTTGAGTTGTTCCACGGCCGCACCACCATTTCAGCGTGACTCACCGCTCCTCCTCGCTCTCCATTGCTGCTGGAGCGAGCAGCTTCTTGGCCTAGTGTTGCCACAATGATCAAGCTGAGGTGCTCCAAGAAGCTGTTCAGGAGGAGCTCCTCCAACTCCAAGGGCAGCACcgccggcagcagcagcagcagcgacggcGGGGATGCCGGCAGCGGTGGCCGTGGGGAGATCGAGTGGGAGGTGAGGCCCGGAGGGATGCTGGTGCAGAAGAGGGAGGGGAGGCCGGACGTGGAGGTGATCACCGTCAGGGTGGCCACCGGCTTCTCCTGGCATGACGTCTCCATCGGGGCTACCTGCACTTTTGGTAAGTACTGAGTAGTAGCCtgaacatttttttttttttgtgtctgCTCATTTGCTTGCCAGTTTTTTGGTAGAGCAGTAGAGCTCTCTCTGAGTTTGGTTGTGTATGTCCTAGAAAGTTGTTTTGACcatgcatgtttttttttttggcttttgagGCTTCTCccttaaataaataaagagtTTATTAGCACACCTTTTTGTGCTAATAAAAATGTGAATATTCCATAAAGCTCACTTGTAACAACGTCTTGTTCGTTTGagtttatcagccgaatctatcAACCATTAGTAGCATGCAAGTATCCTTATGATTCTGCATAGGTTGGGTACAACTACAATAAGCTGGTTGCAAAGTGCTTAACTAAGTTGTTTAGTTCTAGATGCAAGTATCCAGCACACACTGACAAAAAATTGTTCAGCTGCAGTTTGGCCCCCTGATCCAAACTAGTAATACTGAAACTCAAAGTATCAAGAATCAACTTTGACAAGGACTAAACACTGAAAGTGGCCAATGCCAGTTGATTCATCTGTCCCCCAGTTTCCATAGCCAGATCCAGCCAAACAGGAATTGTTGGCACTTGCATTTCTGCCCATTGGCATGTGTCCACTAGCCAAATCACCTGCATCATCATCAGCAGTAAAATGACTGGTGAGTCGTCACCCAAGTCACCCTCAGGCCTCAACTACTCCACAAAACCACAAGTATGGTCGTAGGTAACAGGGGTGTGCAGGCATGCATAGAGAGACACAATTAAACAGTGACATGGGCATCTCTGCACACATGACCATTCAGACAAGGGACTTGAATGGAACGAACCTTCATAATCTGTGCACAATTGCATGTGTttgctattttttttaaaaaaaacaactgTTTCATTCACCCTTcttcagaaaaaaaaagcaaacCAAATATGAGAAATTGGGCCAGAGATATAACATGTGTCCATGCGAAACGATTGCAGAGGAGCTGAAGGCGGTGCTGTCCATGGTGACGGGGCTTGAGCCACGGGAGCAGAGGCTGCTGTTCAGGGGCAAGGAGAGGGAGGACGGCGACCACCTCCACATGGTCGGGGTGAGGGACAGGGACAAGGTGCTCCTGCTCGAGGACCCTGCCCTCAAGGACATGAAGCTCCGGGCCACGCTCGTGGCCCAGACCGCGCAGAGCCCATACCGGCCTTTCATCAAGGTGTAGGTTGGCCCGGCACGGCCTGTGGCGTCTGCCTCGCTAAGTGCTTCCTTAGTGCTTATAGAGCTAATCAATCGCGCCATCAGCTGGTCAGGCTTCTCTTAATAACTGATACTAATAAGCTGATTAGTTGCTGGTGGCTTAATCAAGTAGGACTGTAGGAGTATGTATGGTGTGATGTGATTTATTACCGCCCCTAATCGCTGACCCACTGCCATGAACAAGTGCTATGTACCACTCTACTCTCCATGTGCTATGTACGCTCGTCATATTAAATTTATCCAAGGATAGAACAATGGTAAAATAATAAGTAGCAAGGATATATGTGGTTTCTATGAACTAAAGCAAGACTTAAGACTTCGGGGCATAACCCGTCTAACAGAGGGATGATTAGACAAGGTCTGCCACGAGCTCTACGATTTAATAATTAGACGTATCGTGGTGGAATACAAAAGATGTACAGGGCTATCACCatctgtcacctactacaaCCTATCTGGAGGCCTAGCTGTAAACACAACCAAGCTATAGCCTAAGCACCACGTTTAATCTATAGACTCGCTACTCTAATCATGTACACCATGAAATGAGATTAGAGCGCTCTAACCAAGCGGCGAAACCAGTAAACACAATAGTATAAATAATACTTAAGTAATACTAAATCGCGCGTGCACTCGATTGGAAACACAAAAGTTATAACTTATGCTAAAACTTGGAAACACAAAACTGTTAAAAAAACATAACTTATGTACAAAAGTTGCTAAACACAAAGGAACAATTTAACTTATAACATAGGCCAAAACTCAGAAACACAAAAGTTATTAAACACAAACAAACCAATTAACTTATAACTTATATCAAAACTTAGAACACAAAAACTATGAACACTACTTATGTGCAAAATGTTATATTATCAAAGTTGTGAATATAAGTTATGTATAAAAAGATCTGTATATAACTTAGTAACTTTCTAAAAAAAAGATACATA
Protein-coding sequences here:
- the LOC8073677 gene encoding BAG family molecular chaperone regulator 1; this encodes MIKLRCSKKLFRRSSSNSKGSTAGSSSSSDGGDAGSGGRGEIEWEVRPGGMLVQKREGRPDVEVITVRVATGFSWHDVSIGATCTFEELKAVLSMVTGLEPREQRLLFRGKEREDGDHLHMVGVRDRDKVLLLEDPALKDMKLRATLVAQTAQSPYRPFIKV